A window of the Schistocerca nitens isolate TAMUIC-IGC-003100 chromosome 5, iqSchNite1.1, whole genome shotgun sequence genome harbors these coding sequences:
- the LOC126260161 gene encoding phosphatidylinositol N-acetylglucosaminyltransferase subunit C: MTIKKSSTRSAWKKNLYENKGYPDNYTDASFLEELKKNVHSRGVSYGEAIRGGGLVARQLCIVVWFALVFVYVNNEWITPEKVFVCSSILTGIGYLLFRAVHTSVNYSTVFWGDLHTVLIFLSFGYVLSPILKTLTETISTDTIYAMTTIMSCVHLIFFDYGVPAAVVSSALSLNAAIFGSICLASRLPSPFHAFVLLTVAVELYALLPMLLSNVRGSLITVGSMVIVTVYFLFTVSSILTFLFICSVIFITAVCPLCFVKWQCHKDNIYGPWDEAVVSEIDM; encoded by the coding sequence ATGACTATTAAGAAAAGTTCAACAAGATCTGCGTGGAAGAAGAATTTGTATGAAAACAAAGGCTATCCAGACAATTACACAGATGCATCGTTTCTGGAAGAATTGAAGAAAAATGTACATTCTCGAGGTGTGTCGTATGGAGAGGCGATCAGAGGGGGTGGACTAGTTGCACGCCAGTTATGCATCGTTGTATGGTTTGCTTTAGTATTCGTGTACGTCAACAACGAATGGATTACACCGGAGAAAGTATTCGTATGCAGCAGCATACTGACAGGAATAGGTTACCTGCTGTTCAGAGCAGTACATACGAGTGTAAATTATAGCACAGTGTTTTGGGGAGATTTGCACACAGTTCTAATATTTCTTTCCTTTGGCTACGTGCTGTCCCCTATTCTGAAAACACTTACCGAGACAATTAGTACAGACACAATATATGCGATGACCACGATAATGAGTTGTGTTCACTTGATATTTTTCGATTATGGTGTGCCTGCAGCAGTTGTATCTAGCGCCTTGTCCCTGAATGCTGCCATATTTGGTTCAATATGCTTAGCGTCACGACTGCCTTCACCATTCCATGCCTTTGTGCTGTTAACAGTTGCAGTTGAATTATATGCACTCCTTCCAATGTTATTGTCAAATGTGAGAGGATCTCTGATCACTGTAGGTAGCATGGTcattgtaactgtttattttttatttactgtgtcatcaattttgactttcctgtttatCTGTTCTGTGATATTTATCACAGCAGTGTGTCCATTATGTTTTGTGAAATGGCAGTGCCACAAGGATAACATATATGGTCCATGGGATGAAGCTGTTGTAAGCGAGATTGACATGTGA